The Ramlibacter algicola genome segment GCGCGACGGCGCGGTTCCCGTCATCGCCGACATCGACCGCGAGCGCGGCGAGGCGCTGGCGCGCGAACTGGGCGGCACCTTCGTCGCCTGCGACGTCGGCGACAAGGCGCAGGTGGACGTGCTCATCGCGCAGACGCTCAAGCAGCACGGCCGCCTGGACGTGCTGGTGAACAACGCCGGCATCTTCAAGGCCGCCGAGTTCCTCGACGTCACCGAAGCCGACTTCGACGCCGTGCTGCGCGTCAACCTGAAGGGCGCGTTCCTGGCCGGCCAGGCCGCCGCGCGCGAGATGGCCAGGGCCGGCCGCGGCGCCATCGTCAACATGAGCTCGGTCAACGGCGTGCTCGCCATCCCCACCATCAGCAGCTACAACGTCAGCAAGGGCGGCATCAACCAGCTCACGCGCGTGATGGCGCTGGCGCTCGCCGACAAGGGCGTGCGTGTCAACGCGGTGGCGCCGGGCACCATCGCCACCGAGCTGGCCGCCAAGGCGGTGCTCACCAGCGACGAGGCGCGCGCGCGCATCCTGGGCCGCACGCCGATGAAGCGCCTCGGCGAGCCGTCCGAGATCGCGGACGTGGTGGCCTGGCTGGCCAGCGACGCGGCCAGCTACGTCACCGGCGAGATCGTCGTCGTCGACGGCGGCCGCATGACGCTCAACTACACGGTCCCCGTCAACTAGATCGCGCCTCCAGGTAGCCGTGCCGCTCCATGAAGAACGGCAGGTCCTGGGCCCAGAACGCCTCGCCGGCGGCAAAGGCAATTCGCGCTAGGGCCCGGCCCCGGACCGCGCCGCGCGGACGGCACAATGCCGGCACAACGACGAGGAGCATCCATGGGACACCCATGGCGCGTGGGAGCGCTGGTGCTGGCGACGCTGGGCACCGCGCAGGCGCAGCAAGGGCCGGACGGCGGCGGCGAGGGCGTGCAGCTCGAACAGGTCGACGTCACCGGCCGGCGCGCCCTGCAGGACCGCTTCTTCGCGCCCGGCTCCATGGTCGTGCTCGACCGGCGCGACATCGAGAAGCTCGGCGCGTTCTCCATCGCCGACGTGCTGCGGCAGTTGCCGGGCGTGGTCGCCACCACCAATGCGGACGGCAGCGTGGAGATCCGCATGCGCGGCATGGAACGCAGCGCCACCCAGATCCTGGTCGACGGCCAGCGGCAGGCGACGGGCCGCGGGCAGCTCGCGCTCGACCAGCTGCCGCCGGAGATGGTCGAACGCATCGAGGTCGTGCGTTCGCCGTCGGCGGAGTTCTCGGGCGCGACCGGCGGCACGATCAACATCGTGTTGCGACAGGCGACGGTGCGGCGTGAAACGACGCTGCGCGTGACCGACAACACCGTCTGGGGGCGCCACGCGGCGCAGATCCATTTCTCACGCACCGGGCCCCTCACCTCGCCACCGCCCGCGCCGGCCGGCGAGCCGGCGGAATCGCCGTGGGCCTACTTCCTCGCCGCCTCCAGCACCGGCGTCGTGCTCGGCTCGGACTCGCACTCGCGCGTCGACGGGCCCGCGGGCACGACGGTCAGCGACGGCGTGTCGCGCTACCGCCGCCAGGAATACGCACTGATCCCGCGCGTGAGCGGCAAGCTCGGTCCGCGCGACCAGCTCAGGCTGGCCGCCGTGCTGAACCGCTCCACCTTCGG includes the following:
- a CDS encoding SDR family NAD(P)-dependent oxidoreductase, translating into MTTPSSTVSFGLQGRVCIVTGGSQGIGEACARRFARDGAVPVIADIDRERGEALARELGGTFVACDVGDKAQVDVLIAQTLKQHGRLDVLVNNAGIFKAAEFLDVTEADFDAVLRVNLKGAFLAGQAAAREMARAGRGAIVNMSSVNGVLAIPTISSYNVSKGGINQLTRVMALALADKGVRVNAVAPGTIATELAAKAVLTSDEARARILGRTPMKRLGEPSEIADVVAWLASDAASYVTGEIVVVDGGRMTLNYTVPVN